A region from the Aquipuribacter nitratireducens genome encodes:
- the ligD gene encoding non-homologous end-joining DNA ligase yields the protein MAGSSSKAPAVEIDVDGLTVRLSSPDRVYFPARGETKLDLLQYYLSVGDGIVNALRERPCMLHRFPKGVAGDKVHQKRVPAGAPPWVETVRVFFPRWSRTADELCVTHVAQVAWAVQMSTVEFHPWNSRRADTESPDEWRIDLDPGPLCDWATVRRVTRVVHEVLDDLGAVGFPKTSGGKGLHVYVRIPPTHGFTDVRRAALAFAREVERRAGDDVTTAWWRKDRDPYALFVDYNQNARDHTIAAAYSVRGNPEGTVSTPVRWDEVDVVEPGDFTIATVPARYAELGDLHADIDDHVFDIAPLLEWAERDEREGAETPPEPDPAP from the coding sequence GTGGCGGGCTCGTCCTCCAAGGCGCCGGCGGTCGAGATCGACGTCGACGGGCTCACGGTGCGGTTGTCGAGCCCGGACCGGGTCTACTTCCCCGCGCGCGGGGAGACGAAGCTCGACCTGCTGCAGTACTACCTGTCGGTGGGCGACGGCATCGTCAACGCCCTCCGCGAGCGGCCCTGCATGCTCCACCGCTTCCCCAAGGGCGTCGCGGGCGACAAGGTCCACCAGAAGCGCGTGCCCGCCGGCGCACCGCCGTGGGTCGAGACCGTCCGGGTGTTCTTCCCCCGCTGGAGCCGCACCGCCGACGAGCTCTGCGTCACGCACGTCGCGCAGGTCGCGTGGGCCGTCCAGATGTCGACCGTGGAGTTCCACCCCTGGAACAGCCGCCGTGCCGACACCGAGTCCCCCGACGAGTGGCGCATCGACCTCGACCCCGGGCCGCTGTGCGACTGGGCGACGGTCCGCCGCGTCACGCGCGTCGTCCACGAGGTCCTCGACGACCTCGGCGCCGTCGGGTTCCCCAAGACCTCCGGCGGCAAGGGCCTCCACGTCTACGTCCGGATCCCGCCCACGCACGGCTTCACGGACGTCCGCCGGGCCGCGCTCGCCTTCGCCCGCGAGGTCGAGCGCCGAGCGGGCGACGACGTCACGACGGCGTGGTGGCGGAAGGACCGCGACCCCTACGCGCTGTTCGTCGACTACAACCAGAACGCCCGCGACCACACGATCGCCGCGGCCTACAGCGTCCGCGGCAACCCCGAGGGCACGGTGTCGACGCCCGTGCGGTGGGACGAGGTCGACGTCGTCGAGCCGGGCGACTTCACGATCGCGACCGTGCCGGCCCGCTACGCCGAGCTCGGCGACCTGCACGCCGACATCGACGACCACGTGTTCGACATCGCCCCGCTGCTGGAGTGGGCGGAGCGGGACGAGCGCGAGGGGGCGGAGACCCCGCCCGAGCCCGACCCCGCACCCTGA
- a CDS encoding SRPBCC family protein, producing MSDVEVHRRVQAPVDEVWRIATDLESAPQVVRGIDAVEVLTPGPFGVGTRWRETRTMFGRSATEEMTVSAVDPGRSYTVEATSSGVHYLSTFSFAPAGEGATEATMTFGGRPTTRVAKVLGALTAPLATRSVEKALRADLDDIAAAAERGAATG from the coding sequence ATGTCCGACGTCGAGGTGCACCGGCGGGTGCAGGCACCCGTCGACGAGGTGTGGCGGATCGCCACGGACCTCGAGTCCGCCCCCCAGGTCGTCCGCGGCATCGACGCCGTGGAGGTCCTCACCCCGGGACCGTTCGGGGTCGGCACGCGATGGCGCGAGACACGGACGATGTTCGGCCGCTCGGCCACGGAGGAGATGACGGTCTCCGCCGTCGACCCCGGCCGCTCGTACACGGTCGAGGCCACGAGCAGCGGGGTCCACTACCTCTCGACGTTCTCCTTCGCCCCGGCCGGCGAGGGGGCGACGGAGGCGACGATGACGTTCGGCGGCCGCCCGACGACGAGGGTGGCCAAGGTGCTCGGCGCCCTCACCGCCCCGCTCGCCACCCGCTCCGTCGAGAAGGCGCTGCGTGCCGATCTCGACGACATCGCCGCCGCCGCGGAGCGGGGCGCCGCCACCGGCTGA
- a CDS encoding DUF389 domain-containing protein, which translates to MEVPTRRSWRARATDVVLPPRQRRSLDDLADDLDLSRGDPGSKRSAFWTMLLLSGVIATAGVLADSTATVIGAMIIAPLSTPIMGAALGIARLERTVTLHSLLTVALGVVLVVAVGASSTLTLPDTYDLAGNGQVSGRVSPGLLDLVAAIATGFAGAVGLARKDVAAVLPGVAIAISLVPPLAVVGVCLGQGRSDLALGALLLFVSNLLALVLAGTLVFAALHVGRRAEARGGRRAYAAIGGLLVVVTTVLTVNTAVAVALDVALARVRGVAEEWAAPAPQTEVTDVELVGPTLVVSIRTPDQPPDLGDLVVRLGEVGWLPPFEVVVETTQGRRLPAGEIGAG; encoded by the coding sequence GTGGAGGTGCCGACCCGGCGGTCGTGGCGCGCGAGGGCGACCGACGTGGTCCTGCCGCCCCGGCAGCGGCGCAGCCTCGACGACCTCGCCGACGACCTCGACCTGTCGCGCGGGGACCCGGGCAGCAAGCGGTCGGCGTTCTGGACGATGCTCCTGCTGTCGGGTGTCATCGCCACGGCGGGCGTGCTGGCGGACTCCACCGCGACGGTCATCGGCGCGATGATCATCGCGCCGCTGTCGACGCCGATCATGGGAGCGGCGCTCGGCATCGCACGGCTCGAGCGGACCGTCACCCTCCACTCGCTGCTCACCGTCGCTCTCGGCGTGGTCCTCGTCGTCGCGGTGGGCGCGTCCTCGACGCTCACGCTGCCCGACACGTACGACCTCGCCGGGAACGGGCAGGTGTCCGGGCGAGTCTCCCCGGGTCTGCTCGACCTCGTCGCCGCGATCGCCACCGGCTTCGCGGGAGCGGTGGGGCTCGCGCGCAAGGACGTCGCCGCGGTCCTGCCGGGCGTCGCCATCGCCATCTCGCTCGTGCCCCCGCTCGCGGTGGTCGGGGTGTGCCTCGGACAGGGTCGGAGCGACCTCGCCCTCGGAGCGCTCCTGCTCTTCGTGTCGAACCTGCTCGCGCTCGTGCTCGCCGGCACTCTCGTCTTCGCGGCGCTCCACGTCGGGCGCCGCGCGGAGGCGCGCGGAGGCAGGCGCGCCTACGCCGCCATCGGCGGACTCCTCGTCGTCGTCACCACGGTGCTCACGGTCAACACCGCGGTGGCCGTCGCCCTCGACGTGGCCCTCGCGCGCGTTCGGGGCGTCGCGGAGGAGTGGGCGGCGCCCGCACCCCAGACCGAGGTGACCGACGTCGAGCTCGTGGGACCGACGCTCGTCGTCAGCATCCGGACGCCGGACCAACCGCCCGACCTCGGGGACCTCGTGGTGCGGCTCGGCGAGGTGGGGTGGCTGCCGCCGTTCGAGGTCGTCGTGGAGACGACGCAGGGACGGCGCCTCCCGGCTGGGGAGATCGGCGCGGGCTGA
- a CDS encoding FhaA domain-containing protein: MGLLDKFERGVERAVNGVFARTFKSKVQPVEIASALRRELDDRAAVLGRGRTLVPNAFTVTLSGEDHDRLAEWEDALADELAASLMEHADKQRYAFVGPVTVVLDRADDLEVGLFDVSSQTVKGAVAPATSRTATGGRPVIEVDGRAYVLTGPVTTIGRGSDADIVLDDSGVSRRHCELRVDTGPGRTVLSVLDLGSTNGTLLLPAGSPPGSEQPVGHQALQVGDCVLVGHSRVVVRDAG; the protein is encoded by the coding sequence ATGGGCCTGCTCGACAAGTTCGAACGAGGCGTCGAGCGCGCCGTCAACGGCGTCTTCGCCCGCACGTTCAAGTCCAAGGTGCAGCCGGTGGAGATCGCCTCCGCGCTGCGCCGTGAGCTCGACGACCGCGCCGCGGTGCTCGGCCGCGGTCGCACCCTCGTGCCGAACGCGTTCACCGTCACGCTCAGCGGCGAGGACCACGACCGCCTCGCCGAGTGGGAGGACGCCCTCGCCGACGAGCTCGCCGCCTCCCTCATGGAGCACGCCGACAAGCAGCGCTACGCCTTCGTCGGCCCCGTGACCGTCGTCCTCGACCGCGCCGACGACCTCGAGGTCGGCCTCTTCGACGTCTCGAGCCAGACCGTCAAGGGCGCCGTCGCGCCGGCGACGAGCCGCACCGCCACCGGCGGTCGACCGGTCATCGAGGTGGACGGTCGCGCGTACGTCCTCACCGGACCGGTCACGACGATCGGCCGCGGCAGCGACGCCGACATCGTCCTCGACGACTCCGGCGTCTCGCGGCGCCACTGCGAGCTGCGCGTCGACACCGGCCCCGGTCGCACCGTCCTGTCCGTCCTCGACCTCGGCTCGACCAACGGCACGCTGCTGCTGCCCGCCGGCTCCCCCCCGGGCAGCGAGCAGCCCGTCGGTCACCAGGCCCTCCAGGTCGGCGACTGCGTCCTCGTCGGCCACAGCCGCGTGGTCGTCCGGGACGCGGGGTGA
- a CDS encoding FHA domain-containing protein FhaB/FipA, with the protein MSELTLTVLQLGLLVLLWLFVLGVVGVLRGDLYGTRVAVRQPRQPARAPRGREQAAAQPQPSQPAQPAQPRQPSLPRQLVVTEGSLRGTTITLGTSAITIGRAADCTLVIDDEYASGRHARISRQEGQWVLEDLGSTNGTYVRKEQVQGPVALQVKVPIRIGRTVLELRA; encoded by the coding sequence ATGAGCGAGCTCACCCTCACCGTCCTGCAGCTCGGGCTCCTCGTGCTGCTGTGGCTCTTCGTCCTCGGCGTCGTCGGCGTGCTCCGCGGGGACCTCTACGGCACCCGCGTGGCCGTGCGCCAGCCGCGGCAGCCGGCCCGCGCGCCACGCGGCCGCGAGCAGGCCGCGGCCCAGCCCCAACCGTCGCAGCCGGCCCAGCCCGCCCAGCCGCGCCAGCCCTCGCTGCCCCGCCAGCTCGTCGTCACCGAGGGCTCCCTGCGCGGCACGACGATCACGCTCGGCACGTCCGCCATCACCATCGGGCGGGCCGCGGACTGCACGCTCGTCATCGACGACGAGTACGCCTCCGGCCGGCACGCCCGCATCTCCCGTCAGGAGGGGCAGTGGGTCCTGGAGGACCTCGGCTCCACCAACGGCACGTACGTCCGGAAGGAGCAGGTGCAGGGCCCGGTCGCGCTGCAGGTCAAGGTGCCGATCCGGATCGGCCGGACGGTCCTGGAGCTGAGGGCCTAG
- a CDS encoding PP2C family protein-serine/threonine phosphatase, translated as MSIALRYAARSDIGLGRYSNNQDSGYAGPHLLAVADGMGGHAGGDVASSLAVGELAALDGEALSSGEAQSRLAGVLRRTNEALQRRTSDDPELAGMGTTVTALLRTGSRLILAHIGDSRAYLLRDGELVQVTVDHTYVQSLVDAGRITAEEAENHPQRNVVMRVLTGEHGDEPDLSVREGRPGDRWLLCSDGLSGFVSHETLHDTLAAGDDPATTADNLLRLALRGGGQDNITVVVADVVDLDDPPSTAPQVVGAAAKRTRGAAAAGPGDTPAQRAAALTRDAGDDEDDDDGPHGRRWVFWVVVAVLVAGLGGTVWGAWAWSQQQYFVGVAEGDDGDDVVAVYRGLPQDLGPISLSSVVETTDIAVDQLPSYQQEPVSEGITARGLDDARAKAEGLRQQPPASTPAASPTTEPTQGTAPSPATTAGVSG; from the coding sequence GTGTCGATCGCCCTCCGCTACGCCGCCCGCAGCGACATCGGGCTCGGCCGGTACTCCAACAACCAGGACTCCGGCTACGCCGGGCCCCACCTGCTCGCGGTCGCCGACGGCATGGGCGGGCACGCCGGCGGGGACGTCGCCTCCTCCCTCGCCGTCGGGGAGCTCGCCGCCCTCGACGGCGAGGCGCTGAGCAGCGGCGAGGCGCAGTCCCGCCTCGCCGGCGTGCTGCGCCGCACGAACGAGGCGCTCCAGCGCCGCACGAGCGACGACCCCGAGCTCGCGGGCATGGGCACGACCGTCACGGCCCTGCTCCGCACCGGCAGCCGGCTCATCCTCGCCCACATCGGCGACTCCCGCGCCTACCTGCTGCGCGACGGCGAGCTCGTCCAGGTGACGGTCGACCACACGTACGTCCAGAGCCTCGTCGACGCGGGCCGCATCACCGCGGAGGAGGCCGAGAACCACCCGCAGCGCAACGTCGTCATGCGCGTCCTCACGGGCGAGCACGGCGACGAGCCCGACCTGTCCGTGCGCGAGGGCCGTCCCGGCGACCGGTGGCTGCTGTGCTCCGACGGGCTGTCGGGCTTCGTGTCCCACGAGACGCTGCACGACACCCTCGCCGCGGGCGACGACCCCGCGACGACCGCCGACAACCTCCTCCGCCTCGCCCTGCGCGGCGGAGGCCAGGACAACATCACCGTCGTCGTCGCGGACGTCGTCGACCTCGACGACCCGCCGTCGACCGCCCCCCAGGTCGTCGGCGCCGCGGCCAAGCGGACCCGGGGCGCGGCGGCGGCCGGACCGGGGGACACCCCCGCTCAGCGCGCGGCCGCCCTCACCCGCGACGCCGGCGACGACGAGGACGACGACGACGGCCCGCACGGACGCCGGTGGGTGTTCTGGGTGGTCGTCGCGGTGCTCGTCGCCGGCCTCGGCGGCACCGTGTGGGGCGCCTGGGCCTGGTCGCAGCAGCAGTACTTCGTCGGCGTCGCCGAGGGCGACGACGGCGACGACGTGGTCGCGGTGTACCGCGGGCTGCCGCAGGACCTGGGCCCGATCAGCCTGTCGAGCGTCGTCGAGACCACGGACATCGCCGTCGACCAGCTGCCGTCGTACCAGCAGGAGCCCGTCTCCGAGGGCATCACCGCGCGGGGTCTCGACGACGCCCGCGCCAAGGCGGAGGGGCTGCGCCAGCAGCCGCCGGCCTCGACCCCCGCCGCCAGCCCCACCACCGAACCGACGCAGGGCACCGCCCCGAGCCCCGCGACCACGGCGGGGGTGAGTGGATGA
- a CDS encoding FtsW/RodA/SpoVE family cell cycle protein yields MTTVVTAFSPGTRRGFELLLIVVSVAVSCAAYALVGLAVDGMLPVRLLAIGGGLLGLGLALHVVIRVAAPYADPVLVPIALLINGIGLVMIHRLDLAEDTSFAVRQLGATAIGIVAAGALLVVLRDHRRLRAYTYTAMVVGLVLLLLPLVPGLGQEVRGARIWIDLGVTTFQPAELGKIAVVVFFAGYLVVARDTLSLVGPKVLGLRLPRARDLGPILVAWVASVGILVFERDLGTSLLFFGIFVAMLYVATERVSWIVIGLGLFVAGCLVAYELFGHVRNRVRVWLDPFDPELVTGPSYQVVQGMYGMADGGLLGTGLGRGSPDIVPFAESDFIVASLGEELGLAGLFAVLVLYGILVQRGLRTAIGVRDGFGKLLAAGLAFSIALQVFVVAGGVTGLIPLTGLTMPLLAYGGSSLLGSWLVVALLLRVSDLARRPDLPVRPGAPAPALSPQDENPTQVVRLP; encoded by the coding sequence ATGACGACGGTCGTCACGGCCTTCTCGCCCGGCACCCGGCGCGGCTTCGAGCTCCTCCTCATCGTCGTGTCCGTCGCGGTGTCGTGCGCCGCCTACGCCCTCGTCGGACTCGCGGTCGACGGCATGCTCCCGGTGCGGCTGCTCGCCATCGGCGGCGGCCTGCTCGGCCTCGGCCTCGCCCTCCACGTCGTCATCCGCGTCGCGGCCCCGTACGCCGACCCCGTCCTCGTGCCGATCGCCCTCCTCATCAACGGCATCGGGCTCGTCATGATCCACCGGCTCGACCTCGCGGAGGACACCTCCTTCGCCGTCCGGCAGCTCGGCGCCACCGCCATCGGGATCGTCGCGGCGGGCGCGCTGCTCGTCGTGCTGCGCGACCACCGGCGGCTGCGTGCGTACACGTACACCGCCATGGTCGTCGGCCTCGTGCTGCTCCTCCTCCCGCTCGTGCCGGGGCTCGGGCAGGAGGTCCGCGGCGCCCGCATCTGGATCGACCTCGGCGTCACGACCTTCCAGCCCGCCGAGCTGGGCAAGATCGCCGTCGTCGTCTTCTTCGCCGGCTACCTCGTCGTCGCCCGGGACACCCTGTCCCTCGTCGGGCCGAAGGTGCTCGGACTGCGCCTGCCGCGCGCCCGCGACCTCGGTCCGATCCTCGTCGCGTGGGTCGCGAGCGTCGGGATCCTCGTCTTCGAGCGGGACCTCGGGACGTCCCTGCTCTTCTTCGGGATCTTCGTCGCGATGCTCTACGTCGCCACCGAGCGGGTGTCGTGGATCGTCATCGGCCTCGGACTGTTCGTCGCCGGGTGCCTCGTGGCGTACGAGCTGTTCGGCCACGTCCGCAACCGCGTGCGCGTGTGGCTCGACCCCTTCGACCCCGAGCTCGTCACCGGCCCGTCGTACCAGGTGGTCCAGGGCATGTACGGCATGGCCGACGGCGGGCTGCTCGGCACGGGCCTCGGGCGCGGCAGCCCCGACATCGTGCCCTTCGCCGAGAGCGACTTCATCGTCGCCTCGCTCGGGGAGGAGCTCGGGCTCGCCGGGCTGTTCGCCGTCCTCGTGCTCTACGGGATCCTCGTCCAGCGGGGGCTGCGGACGGCCATCGGGGTGCGGGACGGCTTCGGCAAGCTCCTCGCCGCCGGCCTCGCGTTCTCGATCGCGCTCCAGGTGTTCGTCGTCGCCGGCGGGGTCACGGGCCTCATCCCGCTCACCGGCCTCACGATGCCCCTGCTCGCGTACGGCGGCTCGTCGCTGCTCGGCAGCTGGCTCGTCGTCGCGCTCCTCCTCCGCGTCTCCGACCTCGCCCGCCGCCCCGACCTCCCGGTCCGCCCGGGCGCGCCCGCCCCTGCGCTGTCGCCGCAGGACGAGAACCCGACGCAGGTGGTGAGGCTGCCGTGA
- a CDS encoding peptidoglycan D,D-transpeptidase FtsI family protein, whose amino-acid sequence MNGPLRRLSVVVALLLGSLLLSTTWVQFVNAGEISAGQGNVREVYREFGRERGPIVVGGDPVAVSTEVGGDYRFLREYPAGPLYAHATGYYSIVYGTSGIERTNNDVLAGTADALFYSRIGQILTGEDPSGGSVQLTLDPAVQQAAAEALGDQRGAVIALEPATGRVLAMVSSPSYDPDRLSSHDLGDVREAWEELNADEGRPLENRALSGRLYPPGSVFKIVTAAAALESGDYTPETELPGGAELDLPLTDATLPNYGRRPCEADGTTTLADAMRTSCNPAFGQIGIDLGAEAIREQAAEIGYLADLDIPLPVTPATVPGDLNAPQSAQAAIGQFDVRVAPIHIAMTSAAVANDGLVMTPQLVRSIRGPDLQVVEDIQPEPLSTAFSPETAAALTDMMVSVVEDGTGTAAQIPGVQVAGKTGTAQTGNDTDPHAWFTSFAPADDPQVAVAVVVENGGDLGSETSGGRVAAPVARAVMEAVLAR is encoded by the coding sequence GTGAACGGGCCGCTGCGCCGCCTGTCGGTCGTCGTCGCGCTCCTGCTCGGCAGCCTCCTGCTGTCGACGACGTGGGTGCAGTTCGTCAACGCGGGGGAGATCTCCGCCGGGCAGGGCAACGTCCGCGAGGTCTACCGCGAGTTCGGCCGCGAGCGCGGCCCCATCGTCGTGGGCGGCGACCCGGTGGCGGTGAGCACGGAGGTCGGCGGGGACTACCGGTTCCTCCGCGAGTACCCGGCGGGGCCCCTGTACGCCCACGCCACCGGCTACTACTCGATCGTCTACGGCACAAGCGGCATCGAGCGGACGAACAACGACGTCCTCGCCGGCACCGCCGACGCCCTCTTCTACAGCCGCATCGGGCAGATCCTCACGGGCGAGGACCCGTCCGGCGGGTCCGTGCAGCTCACCCTCGACCCGGCCGTGCAGCAGGCCGCGGCGGAGGCGCTCGGCGACCAGCGTGGCGCCGTCATCGCGCTCGAGCCGGCGACGGGCCGGGTCCTCGCGATGGTGTCGAGCCCGTCGTACGACCCGGACCGGCTGTCGTCGCACGACCTCGGTGACGTCCGCGAGGCGTGGGAGGAGCTCAACGCCGACGAGGGCCGGCCGCTGGAGAACCGGGCGCTGTCGGGACGGCTCTACCCGCCCGGGTCGGTGTTCAAGATCGTGACCGCGGCGGCGGCGCTGGAGTCCGGGGACTACACGCCGGAGACCGAGCTGCCGGGTGGGGCGGAGCTCGACCTGCCGCTCACCGACGCCACGCTCCCGAACTACGGCCGCCGCCCGTGCGAGGCCGACGGCACGACGACGCTCGCGGACGCCATGCGGACCTCGTGCAACCCGGCCTTCGGCCAGATCGGCATCGACCTCGGCGCGGAGGCCATCCGCGAGCAGGCCGCCGAGATCGGCTACCTCGCCGACCTCGACATCCCGCTGCCCGTGACGCCCGCGACGGTGCCCGGCGACCTCAACGCCCCCCAGAGCGCGCAGGCGGCGATCGGGCAGTTCGACGTCCGCGTCGCGCCGATCCACATCGCGATGACGTCGGCGGCGGTCGCGAACGACGGCCTCGTCATGACCCCGCAGCTCGTCCGCAGCATCCGCGGCCCGGACCTGCAGGTCGTCGAGGACATCCAGCCGGAGCCGCTGTCGACGGCGTTCTCCCCGGAGACCGCCGCGGCGCTCACCGACATGATGGTGTCGGTCGTCGAGGACGGCACCGGCACGGCGGCGCAGATCCCCGGTGTGCAGGTGGCGGGCAAGACCGGCACGGCGCAGACCGGCAACGACACCGACCCGCACGCGTGGTTCACCTCGTTCGCGCCGGCCGACGACCCGCAGGTCGCCGTGGCGGTGGTCGTGGAGAACGGCGGCGACCTCGGCAGCGAGACCAGCGGGGGGCGGGTGGCCGCCCCCGTCGCCCGCGCCGTCATGGAGGCGGTGCTGGCCCGATGA
- a CDS encoding protein kinase domain-containing protein — translation MSAPGPGRVLAGRYRLLDQVAVGAMGEVWRAHDDRLDRDVAVKVLRPELADDAGFLERFRGEARHAASVRHPHVAAVHDYGEDGSTATQQVATAYLVMDLLDGRPLSEVLAERGPLPAVEVAALLAQVADALAAAHRIGLVHRDVKPANLVESDGHVCVTDFGIARAADAVPVTRTGLVMGTAEYLSPEQARGQRATTASDVYSLGVVAYELLSGQPPFTGSAADVARAHVHDPVPALPGSGPGAVPAGMRATVARCLRKDPAQRPDVTELAERLRALGEGRGLDEPGSGGWAEDRPTAPARSGAAGAAAGGAGWRGPGGPAPRRTPPEPARPSLPPTRPVPVVEAPGRTAPARDTDAPPAVPPVAHRVVPRRPPPRVGRRPRRALRPPLVALIALVALLLLVTLLRAFGLLDGGLPDGADAAATHDPVTRSLHRTHDEDGR, via the coding sequence ATGAGCGCGCCCGGTCCCGGCCGCGTGCTGGCCGGTCGCTACCGCCTGCTCGACCAGGTGGCCGTCGGGGCCATGGGCGAGGTGTGGCGGGCCCACGACGACCGCCTCGACCGCGACGTCGCCGTCAAGGTGCTGCGCCCCGAGCTCGCCGACGACGCCGGGTTCCTCGAGCGCTTCCGCGGGGAGGCGCGGCACGCGGCGTCCGTCCGGCACCCGCACGTCGCCGCGGTCCACGACTACGGGGAGGACGGGTCGACCGCGACGCAGCAGGTCGCGACGGCGTACCTCGTCATGGACCTGCTCGACGGGCGGCCCCTGTCCGAGGTCCTCGCCGAGCGCGGACCCCTGCCGGCGGTCGAGGTCGCGGCCCTGCTCGCACAGGTCGCCGACGCCCTCGCCGCGGCGCACCGGATCGGGCTCGTCCACCGCGACGTCAAGCCCGCGAACCTCGTCGAGAGCGACGGGCACGTGTGCGTCACCGACTTCGGCATCGCCCGCGCCGCCGACGCCGTGCCCGTGACCCGCACGGGGCTCGTCATGGGCACCGCGGAGTACCTGTCGCCGGAGCAGGCGCGCGGGCAGCGCGCGACGACGGCCTCGGACGTGTACTCCCTCGGCGTGGTCGCGTACGAGCTGCTGAGCGGACAGCCGCCGTTCACCGGCAGCGCGGCCGACGTGGCCCGCGCCCACGTCCACGACCCCGTGCCCGCGCTCCCGGGCAGCGGACCGGGGGCCGTGCCCGCCGGCATGCGCGCGACCGTCGCCCGCTGCCTGCGCAAGGACCCGGCCCAGCGCCCGGACGTCACCGAGCTCGCCGAGCGGCTGCGGGCGCTCGGCGAGGGTCGCGGCCTCGACGAGCCCGGCAGCGGCGGCTGGGCGGAGGACAGGCCGACGGCACCCGCCCGGTCGGGCGCCGCGGGCGCGGCAGCCGGCGGCGCGGGGTGGCGGGGCCCGGGTGGGCCCGCGCCCAGGCGCACGCCCCCGGAGCCCGCGCGACCCTCGCTCCCGCCGACCCGTCCGGTCCCGGTCGTCGAGGCACCCGGCCGGACGGCACCGGCGAGGGACACGGACGCCCCGCCCGCCGTCCCACCGGTCGCGCACCGGGTGGTGCCGCGCCGGCCGCCGCCGCGCGTGGGACGGCGCCCGCGCCGGGCGCTGCGGCCCCCGCTCGTGGCGCTCATCGCGCTGGTCGCGCTGCTGCTGCTCGTCACCCTCCTCCGTGCCTTCGGGCTGCTGGACGGGGGTCTGCCGGACGGCGCGGACGCCGCGGCCACCCACGACCCTGTGACACGCTCGCTCCACCGGACGCACGACGAGGACGGACGATGA